One window of Ignavibacteriales bacterium genomic DNA carries:
- a CDS encoding phosphopantetheine-binding protein, with amino-acid sequence MERSEVEARVKKVIGNVLKINPDTISSTANFVFDLGADSMQSLQLIAGFEEEFDVQMDEDKALEVQSVADAVDFLKSLVEAKG; translated from the coding sequence ATGGAAAGATCAGAAGTAGAAGCGAGAGTTAAAAAAGTAATTGGCAATGTGTTAAAAATTAATCCGGATACTATTTCATCAACAGCAAACTTTGTATTCGATCTTGGTGCTGACTCGATGCAAAGCCTTCAGCTTATTGCCGGTTTTGAAGAGGAGTTTGATGTTCAAATGGATGAAGATAAAGCTCTTGAAGTTCAATCTGTTGCGGACGCAGTGGATTTTCTTAAATCTTTAGTTGAAGCGAAGGGGTAA
- a CDS encoding YbjQ family protein, whose translation MDHNLITTAFAIDGYRVKQNLGVVKGIVVRSRSIFGTIGAGLQTLFGGNITLLTELCEKTRRDSFEMMLKHAEEIGANSVIGFRYDANEVMSGVTEVLAYGTAVVLEKM comes from the coding sequence ATGGACCACAATTTAATCACCACAGCATTTGCCATTGATGGTTACCGTGTAAAACAAAACCTTGGGGTTGTTAAAGGTATAGTTGTTCGTTCAAGATCAATATTCGGAACAATAGGCGCCGGGCTTCAAACGCTTTTTGGTGGAAACATCACTCTTCTTACAGAACTTTGCGAAAAAACACGCCGGGATTCTTTTGAGATGATGCTTAAACATGCCGAAGAAATCGGGGCGAACAGCGTTATAGGTTTCCGGTATGATGCAAATGAAGTAATGTCCGGAGTTACAGAAGTTCTTGCCTATGGAACAGCGGTGGTTTTGGAAAAAATGTAG
- the pstA gene encoding phosphate ABC transporter permease PstA, translating to MRIHPRYTQRGAVAILGGATVLTLMILIFIIFFILEKGLPVISLKFLTSNPEEMGRAGGIFPTLLGTILLPLLAIIIATPLGIFTSVYLSEYTRETRATKIIRFGTDCLAGIPSIIFGLFGYIFFVITLGFGWSILSGGLTLAVMILPTIIRTSEEAIRAVPKSYREVSFSLGATSWQTVKKVILPNALPGIVTGIMLSIGRSIGETAAVIFTAGSSLRIPTSLLDSTRTMAVHFYILAREGISSENAYGTAAALIIAVLLVNLTAYWLMNRFIAKRS from the coding sequence ATGAGAATTCACCCGCGATATACACAAAGAGGTGCTGTTGCTATTTTGGGCGGAGCAACTGTCTTAACGCTGATGATTTTAATTTTCATCATCTTCTTTATTTTGGAGAAAGGTTTACCCGTCATCAGCCTAAAGTTTCTAACTAGTAATCCAGAGGAGATGGGCAGAGCCGGTGGAATTTTTCCAACCTTACTGGGTACTATTTTATTGCCGTTACTGGCAATTATTATTGCTACTCCACTTGGAATTTTCACCTCGGTATATCTTTCTGAATATACCAGAGAAACAAGAGCAACTAAAATTATTCGCTTCGGAACAGATTGCCTTGCCGGCATTCCATCAATCATTTTTGGTTTATTTGGATATATCTTTTTTGTAATTACGCTTGGATTCGGATGGTCTATTCTTTCCGGCGGATTAACATTAGCTGTAATGATTTTGCCAACAATTATTCGTACTTCGGAAGAAGCGATAAGAGCAGTACCAAAATCTTACCGCGAAGTAAGTTTTTCTTTGGGCGCTACAAGCTGGCAGACAGTTAAAAAAGTTATTTTACCAAATGCCTTACCCGGCATTGTAACTGGAATTATGTTAAGCATTGGTCGCTCTATTGGTGAAACTGCTGCGGTGATATTTACAGCAGGCTCATCGTTACGAATTCCCACTTCACTTCTCGATTCAACCCGAACGATGGCGGTTCACTTTTACATTTTGGCGCGGGAAGGTATTTCTTCAGAAAACGCATACGGTACTGCCGCCGCACTTATAATTGCTGTGCTTTTAGTTAATCTTACTGCTTACTGGTTAATGAACCGGTTCATTGCAAAGAGAAGTTAA
- the pstB gene encoding phosphate ABC transporter ATP-binding protein PstB yields the protein MSTKFNIQDLNFYFNKEKVLKQITFEIPSNNILGIIGPAGSGKTTFLRALNRMNDLETGSRIEGKIQLDGIDIYQPDYDVVALRKKVGMVFAMPVPLPMSIFENVVYGPRLSGINDKKLLEELVEKSLTAAYLWDEVKDRLKTSGMRLSGGQQQRLCLARVLAMEPDVILLDEPCSGLDPISTAKIEDALTVLKHEYTIILVTNNTKQAARVSDNTAFFLMGELIEIGITRQIFTAPKKTETNDYITGRFG from the coding sequence ATGAGTACAAAATTCAACATACAAGATCTTAATTTTTATTTTAACAAAGAGAAAGTTTTAAAACAAATTACCTTTGAGATTCCCTCGAATAATATTTTGGGAATCATAGGTCCAGCCGGTTCCGGCAAAACTACTTTTTTGCGCGCGTTAAACCGCATGAATGATCTGGAAACTGGCTCACGAATAGAAGGCAAAATTCAATTAGATGGAATAGATATTTATCAACCGGATTACGATGTGGTTGCATTACGGAAAAAGGTTGGGATGGTCTTTGCAATGCCGGTTCCTCTGCCGATGAGTATTTTTGAAAACGTTGTTTATGGTCCAAGGTTATCCGGCATTAACGATAAAAAACTGTTAGAAGAACTGGTGGAAAAAAGTTTAACAGCGGCTTACCTTTGGGATGAAGTTAAAGACAGATTGAAGACATCGGGAATGCGGCTTTCCGGCGGGCAACAGCAACGGCTTTGTCTTGCACGTGTACTTGCAATGGAACCCGATGTAATTCTTCTTGATGAACCTTGCTCTGGTTTAGATCCAATTTCTACAGCTAAGATTGAAGATGCTTTAACTGTATTAAAACATGAATACACAATAATTTTAGTTACAAACAATACAAAGCAAGCCGCAAGAGTATCTGATAATACAGCTTTTTTTCTAATGGGAGAATTAATTGAAATTGGAATAACCAGGCAAATTTTTACTGCACCAAAGAAAACAGAAACAAATGATTACATCACCGGAAGATTTGGATAA
- the nagB gene encoding glucosamine-6-phosphate deaminase has translation MRIIIHDNYQALSKWTAYYIAKRISDFNPTPEKPFVLGLPSGTSPLGTFQQIVNLHEEGKISFQNVITFNMDEYVKCPEDNPGSYHYMMYSNLFNHIDIPRENINMLNGNASDLEKECSEYEEKIISSGGINLFFCGIGPDGHIAFNEPGSSLSSRTRIKTLTYENILANSQFFKNDISKVPKLALTVGIGTVMDAEEVLVVAGGHSKTRALQKAVEEGVNHMWNISALQLHKKGIIVCDEEATYELKVGTVKYFKEIEKEAIENLPEL, from the coding sequence ATGAGAATTATAATTCACGATAACTACCAGGCACTTAGCAAATGGACTGCATATTATATTGCAAAGAGAATCAGTGATTTTAATCCTACTCCTGAAAAACCATTTGTGCTTGGGCTTCCTTCCGGAACCTCGCCTCTTGGCACTTTCCAACAGATTGTAAATCTGCATGAAGAAGGAAAAATATCTTTCCAAAATGTAATTACATTTAATATGGATGAGTACGTTAAATGCCCTGAAGATAATCCCGGGAGTTACCATTACATGATGTATTCAAATTTGTTTAATCATATCGATATTCCGCGCGAGAATATTAATATGCTAAATGGCAATGCTTCCGATCTTGAGAAAGAATGTTCTGAATACGAAGAAAAAATTATTTCTTCAGGCGGAATTAATCTTTTCTTTTGTGGCATTGGACCGGATGGACACATTGCCTTTAACGAACCTGGTTCATCGCTTTCTTCAAGAACCAGGATTAAAACACTTACTTATGAAAACATCCTTGCCAACTCTCAATTTTTTAAGAATGATATTTCTAAAGTTCCTAAGCTTGCTTTAACAGTTGGGATAGGAACAGTAATGGATGCGGAAGAAGTTCTTGTGGTTGCTGGTGGTCATTCAAAAACCAGGGCGCTTCAGAAAGCTGTGGAAGAAGGTGTTAATCATATGTGGAATATCTCGGCACTTCAGCTTCATAAAAAAGGAATTATTGTTTGCGATGAAGAAGCTACATACGAATTGAAGGTGGGAACAGTAAAATATTTTAAGGAGATTGAAAAAGAAGCAATTGAAAATTTGCCGGAATTGTAA
- a CDS encoding acetate--CoA ligase family protein, with product MPQRTIKTREQVDRIFYPQSIAVVGTNKVKGTVPADIFMNIVKDDFQGIIYPVAPGERFVAGIKAYKYVVDIEDPVDLGVLVFPSSVCHMAMEQCGQKGIKSMIIISAGFKEVGSAGLVREKQIQAIADKYGISFIGPNCLGVINTDPKCKMNASFARQMPEEGNIAFISQSGALCTAVLDYARAKHIGFSKFVSFGNKADINEIDLLYYLKDDPQTKVILLYLEEVSDAAALMDVAREIITETGKPVLALKSGRTTEGASAAASHTGSLAGSDEACDAAFSQAGIIRCTDIEEMFNTAIAFAYQPLPQGNRIAIITNAGGPGVLTTDMAIKEGLKLSKFSDETTRTFKLSLPKTANIKNPVDVIGDARADRYNVALTASLKDPNVDGVMVILTPQSMTDIKTIAEEIANIAGQSNKPILTSFMGEVDVAVGIDILQRRNIPHYQLPENMCRAFARTYRFKTELKKEHMEIVNFSDVDKVKAHSILDEAIKAGRNYLPEAEAEEVLKAYNFPLIPGGLAQSAEEAVAIAEKIGYPVVMKIISDDVVHKFDIGGVRLNIIGNEDAENAFRFIKENVSNVKPNAIIKGIFVQKMIRNGEEVILGLKRDPAFGPVIMFGLGGIFVEVFKDVSFRIAPVFKDSIADMVRQIKSYPLLAGARGRVEKDIEAIEICIQRLSQLAAECPQIKELDINPLLVLNKGSGCYVADTKIML from the coding sequence ATGCCTCAAAGAACTATTAAAACACGCGAGCAGGTAGATAGAATTTTTTATCCACAATCAATTGCTGTTGTTGGAACAAATAAAGTTAAAGGAACCGTTCCGGCTGATATATTTATGAACATCGTTAAAGATGATTTCCAGGGAATAATTTATCCTGTTGCACCAGGCGAACGTTTTGTTGCCGGAATAAAAGCATACAAATACGTGGTTGATATTGAGGATCCGGTCGATCTTGGAGTGCTTGTATTTCCAAGCTCGGTTTGCCACATGGCAATGGAGCAGTGCGGGCAGAAAGGTATCAAATCGATGATAATTATTTCTGCTGGATTTAAGGAGGTAGGCAGCGCAGGATTAGTACGCGAAAAGCAAATACAAGCAATTGCCGATAAATATGGAATTTCATTTATCGGTCCTAACTGTCTTGGAGTAATAAACACCGATCCAAAATGTAAGATGAACGCCTCCTTTGCACGGCAAATGCCGGAAGAAGGTAATATTGCCTTCATTTCTCAAAGTGGTGCGTTATGTACTGCTGTACTCGATTACGCAAGAGCAAAGCATATTGGTTTTTCCAAATTTGTTAGCTTTGGCAACAAAGCAGATATAAACGAGATCGATTTACTTTATTACTTAAAAGATGATCCGCAAACAAAAGTTATTCTTCTTTACCTTGAAGAAGTAAGTGATGCAGCAGCTTTAATGGATGTTGCGAGGGAAATTATTACGGAAACCGGCAAACCGGTTCTTGCCCTAAAATCAGGAAGAACCACTGAAGGTGCTTCTGCGGCAGCTTCACATACCGGTTCACTTGCAGGAAGTGATGAAGCCTGCGATGCCGCTTTTTCCCAGGCTGGCATAATCCGCTGTACTGATATTGAGGAAATGTTTAACACAGCAATTGCATTTGCATATCAACCATTACCGCAAGGAAACCGAATAGCAATTATTACTAACGCTGGCGGACCCGGAGTTCTAACTACAGATATGGCAATTAAGGAAGGATTGAAACTTTCAAAATTTTCAGATGAAACAACAAGAACTTTTAAGTTAAGTCTTCCTAAAACTGCAAACATTAAAAATCCAGTTGATGTCATCGGTGATGCTCGTGCAGATCGGTACAATGTTGCTTTAACAGCATCTTTAAAAGATCCAAATGTGGATGGAGTTATGGTTATTCTAACTCCACAATCTATGACTGATATCAAGACAATTGCGGAAGAAATTGCAAACATTGCCGGACAATCCAATAAACCAATACTAACTTCCTTTATGGGCGAAGTTGATGTAGCGGTTGGAATCGATATACTTCAAAGAAGAAATATTCCGCATTACCAGCTTCCTGAAAATATGTGCAGAGCTTTTGCCCGCACCTATCGTTTTAAAACAGAACTAAAAAAAGAGCATATGGAGATTGTAAATTTTAGCGATGTTGATAAAGTAAAAGCTCATTCAATTTTGGATGAAGCCATTAAAGCCGGCAGAAACTATCTTCCGGAAGCGGAAGCAGAGGAAGTGCTTAAGGCATATAACTTTCCTTTAATTCCCGGTGGATTAGCGCAAAGTGCGGAAGAAGCAGTTGCAATTGCAGAAAAAATTGGCTACCCCGTAGTAATGAAAATTATTTCTGATGATGTTGTCCACAAGTTTGATATAGGTGGAGTCAGATTAAATATAATTGGCAATGAAGATGCCGAGAATGCTTTCCGCTTCATAAAGGAAAATGTTTCGAATGTTAAACCAAATGCAATTATTAAAGGTATTTTCGTTCAGAAGATGATAAGGAACGGCGAGGAAGTTATTCTTGGGCTTAAAAGAGACCCGGCTTTTGGTCCTGTAATTATGTTTGGACTTGGTGGAATTTTTGTTGAAGTATTTAAAGATGTTAGTTTTCGAATCGCACCAGTTTTCAAAGATTCTATAGCTGATATGGTTCGCCAGATTAAATCGTATCCACTATTAGCAGGCGCCAGAGGAAGGGTTGAGAAAGACATTGAAGCCATCGAAATTTGCATTCAAAGACTTTCACAGCTTGCAGCAGAATGCCCGCAGATTAAAGAGCTGGATATAAATCCTTTGCTTGTCCTAAACAAGGGAAGCGGTTGTTATGTAGCAGACACAAAGATTATGCTGTAA
- a CDS encoding CotH kinase family protein has translation MKKYILIVPILLLILHNNFNGQGNLYKIYINEFMASNSRTILDEDFNEYSDWIELYNGGESAINLNGFYLTDNTLNPSMWKIKFDLIVAPKAFVLFWADGKDTLNHTNFNLSKEKEEIALFDYELKAVDEVKYDSMSADISYGRFPDGDLNLFYFDHPTPRSKNLSGSLDVIPKPHFSIQRGFYPMQQTLLLTCEDPTAEIKYTLDGALPTDSSTNFSLPIDLTKTTVVRAFATKQDCIPSEVVTKTYFINEQTTLPVVSIATDPKNFWDDKIGIYVVGTNGVSGYCVNSPRNWNRDWERPISLEFFEDGGTPGFNLDAGMKIGGGCTRKYPEKSLAIYARSDYGTSKIKYNIFKDKPMQSVNNILLRNTGQDWWRTLIRDGLMHTILIGQMDIERQAYRPAIVFLNGEYWGIHDIREKHNEHYLESNFGINPDSVDILVDNADVKNGKADHYKNLISFIKSNDIKQSANYEYVKTQMDVDNYINYQIAEIYYANIDWPGGNIKYWRPQKPGAKWRWILFDTDLGFGAHQQGQYNSNSLENATSPVETYYANPPWSTYLLRTLLSNTDFKNDFVQRFAMYMNTTFKAERLKPIIDSIIAVVAKEVPRHKAMWPESMSFGPTWESQLNIVYEFAEKRSGFVIDHLKNKFGISGTANLAIKNPELNKGKIFVNTVEVKDGNFTGIFFKEIPIHLKVVPNAGYKFTGWSGVTNSTSDSIAVVISGDSEITASFEVETSVQNEIEKYDFKLEQNYPNPFNPVTIINYELGITSNVTLKVFDILGNEIATLVNEEKPAGSYRVDFDASKLSNGIYFYQIKTASFVQTRKMILLK, from the coding sequence ATGAAAAAGTATATTTTGATAGTACCTATTTTGTTGCTGATTCTACATAATAATTTTAATGGGCAAGGGAATTTATATAAAATTTACATAAATGAATTTATGGCTTCAAACTCCAGAACAATTCTTGATGAAGACTTTAATGAATATTCTGATTGGATTGAACTTTATAACGGAGGAGAATCAGCAATAAACTTAAATGGTTTTTATCTGACAGATAATACTTTAAATCCATCTATGTGGAAAATTAAGTTTGATCTTATAGTTGCTCCAAAGGCTTTTGTTTTGTTCTGGGCGGACGGTAAAGATACACTCAACCATACTAATTTTAATTTATCTAAAGAGAAAGAGGAGATTGCACTTTTTGATTATGAATTGAAAGCAGTGGATGAAGTAAAATATGATTCGATGAGTGCAGATATTTCTTATGGTCGGTTTCCGGATGGGGATTTGAATTTGTTTTATTTCGATCATCCCACACCAAGATCTAAGAATTTAAGCGGCTCACTTGATGTAATTCCAAAACCACATTTTTCTATTCAGAGAGGATTTTATCCAATGCAGCAAACGCTTTTGCTTACCTGCGAAGATCCAACTGCTGAAATTAAATATACTCTTGATGGTGCATTACCTACAGATTCTTCTACTAACTTTTCTTTACCAATTGATCTTACCAAAACAACAGTTGTGCGTGCATTTGCAACAAAACAGGATTGTATTCCAAGTGAAGTGGTTACTAAAACATATTTTATAAATGAGCAGACAACATTGCCGGTTGTTTCGATTGCAACTGATCCTAAAAATTTTTGGGATGATAAAATTGGAATTTATGTTGTAGGCACTAATGGTGTTTCCGGTTATTGTGTAAACTCCCCGCGTAATTGGAACCGCGATTGGGAGAGACCGATTAGTCTGGAATTTTTTGAAGACGGCGGAACGCCTGGTTTTAATCTTGATGCGGGAATGAAAATAGGTGGCGGCTGCACAAGAAAATATCCTGAGAAATCTTTAGCTATTTATGCCAGGAGTGATTATGGAACCAGCAAGATTAAGTACAATATTTTCAAAGATAAACCGATGCAAAGTGTAAATAATATTTTGCTTAGGAATACCGGGCAGGATTGGTGGCGTACGCTAATCCGCGATGGACTTATGCACACAATCTTAATAGGTCAGATGGATATTGAAAGACAAGCGTATCGTCCAGCAATTGTTTTTTTAAACGGAGAGTATTGGGGAATCCACGATATAAGAGAAAAACATAACGAGCATTATCTGGAATCGAATTTTGGAATTAATCCGGATAGCGTTGATATTCTGGTTGATAATGCCGACGTGAAAAACGGTAAAGCCGATCACTATAAAAACCTCATCAGTTTTATAAAGTCTAACGATATTAAACAATCCGCCAATTATGAATATGTTAAAACTCAGATGGATGTTGATAATTATATCAATTACCAGATTGCGGAAATTTATTATGCTAATATTGATTGGCCCGGTGGAAATATAAAATACTGGCGTCCACAAAAACCGGGTGCAAAATGGCGGTGGATTTTGTTCGATACTGATTTGGGATTTGGCGCCCACCAGCAGGGGCAGTACAACAGCAACTCATTGGAAAACGCAACCTCTCCGGTGGAAACTTATTATGCAAATCCACCCTGGTCTACATATTTGCTGCGAACACTTTTATCAAACACAGATTTCAAAAATGATTTTGTACAGCGGTTTGCAATGTACATGAATACAACTTTCAAAGCAGAAAGACTGAAACCTATTATCGATAGCATAATTGCAGTTGTTGCCAAAGAAGTTCCCAGACATAAAGCTATGTGGCCAGAATCGATGTCTTTCGGACCTACCTGGGAAAGCCAGTTAAACATTGTATATGAATTTGCTGAGAAGCGATCAGGCTTTGTGATTGATCATTTAAAAAATAAATTTGGTATCTCGGGAACAGCTAACCTTGCAATAAAAAATCCTGAATTGAACAAAGGAAAAATCTTTGTTAACACAGTTGAAGTTAAAGATGGAAATTTTACTGGTATCTTCTTCAAAGAAATTCCAATTCACCTTAAGGTCGTTCCAAATGCGGGATATAAGTTTACTGGCTGGAGCGGAGTTACAAACTCAACTTCAGATTCAATTGCTGTTGTTATTTCAGGGGATTCCGAAATAACCGCATCTTTTGAAGTTGAAACATCAGTCCAAAATGAAATTGAAAAATATGATTTCAAACTTGAACAGAATTATCCTAACCCGTTTAATCCAGTTACAATTATAAATTACGAATTAGGAATTACGAGTAATGTAACGTTGAAAGTATTTGACATACTAGGAAACGAAATAGCTACTCTTGTTAATGAAGAAAAACCTGCAGGAAGTTATCGGGTGGATTTTGATGCAAGTAAACTTTCGAATGGTATATATTTTTATCAAATAAAAACCGCTTCATTTGTTCAGACAAGAAAGATGATACTGTTGAAATGA
- the pstB gene encoding phosphate ABC transporter ATP-binding protein PstB — translation MDSLLAPTNKIEVSNLDLYYGKFQALISVDLSVQKNIITALIGPSGCGKSTLLRCLNRMNDLINGVKITGSVLLDDTDIYNSSLEVTELRTRVGMVFQRPNPFPLSIYNNVVYGLKVAGVRNKNKLNEIAEKSLNGAWLWDQVKDKLDQSALELPLDQQQRLCVARLLAVQPEVILMDEPCSALDPIATMKIEELMIELKKNYTIVIVTHNMQQASRVSDYTGYMLLGKMIEFNNTKNIFTRPAQKLTEDYISGKYG, via the coding sequence ATGGATAGTTTATTAGCACCTACAAATAAAATTGAAGTAAGCAACCTGGATTTATACTACGGTAAATTCCAGGCTTTAATATCCGTTGATCTCTCAGTTCAGAAAAATATAATTACAGCTCTGATCGGTCCTTCCGGTTGTGGTAAATCAACATTGCTGCGCTGTCTGAACAGAATGAACGATTTGATCAACGGAGTTAAAATAACCGGTAGTGTTCTTCTGGATGATACTGATATTTATAATTCATCATTGGAAGTAACTGAACTAAGAACAAGAGTTGGTATGGTTTTCCAGCGACCGAATCCTTTTCCTCTCTCGATATATAATAATGTAGTTTATGGTTTAAAAGTGGCTGGAGTCCGAAACAAAAATAAATTAAATGAAATTGCAGAAAAAAGTTTAAACGGTGCCTGGCTTTGGGATCAGGTTAAAGATAAACTTGATCAATCTGCTTTGGAATTGCCATTAGATCAACAGCAGCGCTTGTGTGTTGCAAGATTATTAGCTGTGCAGCCGGAAGTTATTTTGATGGATGAACCATGCTCGGCGTTGGATCCAATTGCAACAATGAAAATTGAAGAACTGATGATTGAATTAAAGAAGAATTATACAATCGTAATTGTAACGCATAATATGCAGCAGGCATCGCGGGTTTCCGATTATACGGGATATATGTTATTAGGTAAGATGATTGAATTCAACAACACAAAAAATATTTTTACCAGACCAGCCCAAAAGCTAACCGAAGATTATATTTCCGGTAAATACGGATAA